Proteins from a single region of Runella sp. SP2:
- the recQ gene encoding DNA helicase RecQ encodes MIQVDTSVQHTLKERLKEIFGYSQFRGEQESIIHSIMGGNNTFVIMPTGAGKSLCYQLPAITTEGVAIVISPLIALMKNQVDQLNAFGINAQFLNSTLNKAEITKVKKDALDGTLKLLYIAPESLTKEENLDFLQRANISFVAVDEAHCISEWGHDFRPEYRRIRGIIDNINPNLPLIALTATATPKVQQDIAKNLRMEEAALYKSSFNRKNLYYEVRPKLGDVNKQLIKYIKNNKGKSGIIYCLSRKTVEEVANLLTVNDIKALPYHAGLDGQTRMNNQDAFLNEEADVIVATIAFGMGIDKPDVRFVIHYDAPKSLEGYYQETGRAGRDGLEGNCVMFYSLDDIQKLEKFNKDKSVTERDNARHLLNEMVAYANLGACRRRQLLSYFGEYMEKDCGFCDNCIKPTPKFKVQEEAVIVLKAIQLTDQRFDGDHIADLITATDNMYVTSYEHNKLEVYGAGKFKDEEEGEEYGVEYWRSMIRQLVILGYLGKDAENYGVLKITEKGAKYINDPYPITISKDHTFDENDTPKSSDDEDVTDLAPSGGGNAYDEALLGLLKALRKKIAKEKNLPPYVIFQDPSLEEMATTYPTTSQEMAQINGVGMGKVQKFGRPFIDLITRYVEENEIETAKDVVVKSAANKSKVKIFIIQQIDRKVDLDEIAEAKGLAMDELIEEIEHICYSGTKLNLDYYINQIMDKDRQYDIYDYFMAAETDSIKVALDELAKDDVTEDELRLMRIKFMSEVAN; translated from the coding sequence ATGATTCAGGTAGATACGAGCGTACAGCATACGCTAAAGGAGCGACTCAAAGAAATTTTTGGTTACAGTCAGTTTAGAGGCGAACAAGAGTCGATTATTCATAGCATCATGGGAGGCAATAACACCTTCGTTATTATGCCTACAGGTGCGGGGAAATCGCTTTGCTATCAGTTGCCTGCTATTACCACTGAAGGCGTTGCCATCGTTATTTCTCCGTTGATTGCCTTGATGAAAAATCAAGTAGATCAACTGAACGCTTTCGGCATTAATGCGCAGTTTTTGAATTCTACTCTCAACAAGGCTGAAATCACGAAGGTTAAAAAAGATGCCCTCGATGGCACTTTGAAACTATTGTACATTGCGCCAGAATCGCTAACAAAAGAAGAAAACCTTGACTTTTTACAGCGGGCTAACATTTCTTTTGTGGCAGTTGACGAGGCACACTGTATTTCGGAGTGGGGGCACGATTTCCGCCCAGAATACCGCCGTATTCGAGGAATTATTGACAACATCAATCCCAACCTGCCACTCATTGCGCTGACTGCTACTGCCACGCCCAAAGTGCAGCAAGACATTGCGAAAAACTTGCGGATGGAAGAGGCTGCTTTGTATAAGTCGTCGTTTAACCGCAAAAACTTGTACTACGAAGTGCGCCCGAAATTGGGAGATGTCAATAAGCAGCTGATTAAGTACATCAAAAACAACAAAGGCAAGTCGGGTATTATCTATTGCTTGAGCCGCAAGACCGTAGAAGAAGTAGCTAATTTATTGACAGTAAATGATATAAAAGCGCTTCCTTACCATGCTGGATTGGACGGACAAACGCGGATGAACAACCAAGATGCGTTTTTGAATGAAGAAGCCGATGTCATTGTCGCGACCATTGCATTTGGAATGGGAATCGATAAACCCGACGTTCGTTTTGTCATTCACTACGATGCGCCTAAGTCGTTGGAAGGTTATTACCAAGAAACAGGTCGTGCGGGTCGTGATGGCTTGGAGGGGAATTGCGTGATGTTTTACAGCTTGGATGATATCCAAAAGCTAGAGAAATTTAACAAAGATAAGTCGGTAACGGAGCGTGACAATGCCCGCCATTTATTGAACGAAATGGTGGCGTATGCCAATCTTGGCGCGTGCCGCCGTCGTCAGTTGCTGAGTTATTTTGGCGAATACATGGAGAAGGACTGCGGTTTCTGCGACAACTGTATCAAGCCAACGCCAAAATTCAAAGTCCAAGAAGAAGCAGTTATCGTTTTGAAAGCGATTCAACTGACCGATCAGCGTTTTGACGGTGATCACATTGCGGATTTGATTACTGCCACCGACAATATGTACGTGACGAGCTACGAACATAACAAGCTTGAGGTATATGGTGCTGGTAAGTTTAAAGACGAAGAGGAAGGCGAAGAGTATGGCGTAGAATATTGGCGTTCGATGATTCGTCAGTTAGTGATTTTAGGGTATTTGGGTAAAGATGCCGAAAATTACGGTGTACTAAAAATCACTGAAAAAGGTGCTAAATACATCAACGACCCGTATCCGATTACGATTTCAAAAGACCATACTTTCGACGAAAACGATACGCCTAAGTCTAGCGATGACGAAGATGTAACGGATTTGGCCCCGTCGGGCGGTGGAAATGCCTACGATGAAGCGCTTTTGGGGCTTTTGAAGGCACTCCGCAAAAAAATAGCGAAAGAGAAAAACCTCCCTCCGTATGTTATTTTCCAAGACCCGTCGTTAGAAGAAATGGCGACGACTTACCCCACTACTTCCCAAGAAATGGCCCAAATCAACGGGGTTGGAATGGGGAAAGTGCAAAAGTTTGGTCGTCCGTTCATTGACCTCATCACGCGTTATGTGGAGGAAAACGAAATCGAAACGGCCAAAGATGTGGTGGTAAAATCGGCGGCTAATAAGTCGAAAGTGAAGATTTTTATCATCCAACAAATCGACCGAAAAGTAGATTTGGATGAAATAGCCGAAGCCAAAGGATTAGCAATGGACGAGTTGATTGAGGAGATTGAACACATTTGCTATTCGGGTACGAAGCTTAACTTGGATTATTATATCAACCAGATCATGGACAAAGACCGCCAGTACGATATTTACGATTACTTTATGGCGGCTGAAACCGATAGTATCAAAGTTGCGTTAGATGAATTGGCCAAAGATGACGTCACCGAAGATGAGCTTCGTTTGATGCGTATCAAGTTTATGTCCGAAGTGGCTAACTAA
- a CDS encoding RNA polymerase sigma factor translates to MTENELIQRCLQHDRSAQRLLYDRYKTAMYTLAYRMTGDFDQANSVLQDTFLAVFQNLSQYRSEATLGAWIKAILVRKAHRSSQQTPAYLLMETLPSDTSSVDWGNDAIDAAHLEKAILSLPEGARAVFVLIEVEGYTHREVAELLGVSEGTSKSQLNYAKKRLRELLK, encoded by the coding sequence ATGACTGAAAACGAACTGATTCAACGCTGCCTCCAACACGACCGCTCTGCGCAAAGGTTGCTTTATGACCGCTACAAAACGGCCATGTACACCCTCGCGTATCGGATGACGGGCGACTTTGACCAAGCCAATAGTGTATTGCAAGACACGTTTTTGGCCGTTTTTCAGAACTTGAGCCAGTACCGTAGTGAAGCGACGTTGGGAGCGTGGATAAAAGCGATTTTGGTTCGTAAAGCGCACCGAAGTTCGCAGCAAACGCCTGCTTATTTATTGATGGAAACGCTCCCTTCCGATACTTCGTCGGTCGATTGGGGCAACGATGCCATTGACGCTGCCCACCTCGAAAAAGCCATTTTGAGCCTACCCGAAGGCGCGCGGGCGGTATTTGTGCTCATTGAGGTGGAAGGCTACACCCATCGAGAAGTAGCGGAGTTGTTGGGCGTTTCGGAAGGGACGTCGAAATCGCAGTTAAACTATGCCAAAAAGCGGCTGAGGGAATTGTTAAAATAA
- the purD gene encoding phosphoribosylamine--glycine ligase — MNILILGSGGREHAFAWKIAQSPHCDELYVAPGNAGTAQVATNLPVGFNDFEGIAKAIVDFKIKLVIVGPEEPLVNGVVDYLKAQPELARVKIVGPDRLGAQLEGSKDFSKNFMAKYGIPTAASQTFTSETLDQGLNYLSTHALPIVLKADGLAAGKGVIIAETLDTAKAAMTDMLVGAKFGEAGNKVVVEQFLRGIELSVFVLSDGVNYKILPEAKDYKRIGEKDTGPNTGGMGAVSPVIFADENFLRKVEQKIVKPTLAGLQAEGITYVGFIFIGLMNVKGEPYVIEYNARMGDPETEVVLPRIQSDLVTLLLAAADQKLADSDFVISPQTAVTTVIVSGGYPDAYEKGKVIAELEKMEDITVFHAGTTTNDKGEVVTNGGRVLALTALANSLEGAVNKSQKAATAVQFEGKYYRKDIGLDLIRYTD, encoded by the coding sequence ATGAATATTTTAATTCTGGGTTCGGGCGGACGCGAACACGCGTTTGCTTGGAAAATAGCCCAAAGCCCACATTGCGACGAGTTGTATGTAGCGCCTGGAAATGCGGGAACCGCACAAGTGGCTACCAACTTGCCCGTTGGGTTCAATGACTTTGAAGGCATTGCAAAAGCTATTGTTGATTTTAAAATTAAATTAGTGATTGTCGGCCCCGAAGAACCACTGGTCAACGGAGTTGTTGATTACTTAAAAGCTCAACCAGAGCTGGCAAGGGTCAAAATTGTGGGCCCTGATCGCCTGGGGGCGCAGCTGGAAGGAAGCAAAGATTTTTCCAAAAACTTCATGGCTAAGTACGGAATCCCTACGGCAGCGTCACAGACATTTACGTCTGAAACACTAGACCAAGGGCTGAACTACTTGAGCACACACGCACTCCCAATCGTGTTGAAAGCCGACGGACTGGCAGCGGGCAAGGGAGTAATCATTGCCGAAACACTCGATACAGCCAAAGCGGCCATGACAGACATGCTTGTGGGGGCTAAATTTGGCGAAGCGGGCAATAAAGTGGTGGTAGAGCAGTTTTTGCGCGGTATTGAGTTGTCGGTATTTGTGCTTTCGGATGGTGTCAATTACAAAATCCTTCCCGAGGCCAAAGACTACAAACGCATTGGTGAAAAAGATACAGGCCCCAACACGGGAGGAATGGGCGCAGTGTCGCCCGTGATTTTTGCGGACGAAAACTTTCTGAGAAAAGTAGAACAGAAAATTGTGAAACCAACCCTCGCGGGCTTGCAGGCCGAAGGAATTACGTACGTTGGTTTTATTTTTATTGGATTGATGAACGTGAAAGGCGAACCGTACGTGATTGAGTACAATGCACGCATGGGCGACCCCGAAACGGAGGTTGTTTTGCCACGTATTCAGTCGGACTTAGTGACGCTTTTGCTGGCCGCCGCCGATCAAAAATTGGCCGACAGTGATTTCGTTATTTCGCCCCAAACGGCCGTCACAACGGTGATTGTGTCGGGTGGGTACCCAGATGCCTACGAAAAAGGCAAGGTAATTGCTGAATTAGAAAAAATGGAAGACATTACGGTGTTTCATGCAGGAACTACCACCAATGACAAAGGAGAAGTCGTAACCAATGGCGGACGAGTACTGGCACTGACAGCACTCGCAAACTCCCTCGAAGGGGCTGTAAATAAGTCGCA
- a CDS encoding NAD(P)/FAD-dependent oxidoreductase produces the protein MQRRDFIKHTLLATGAVALENCQPKDPYAPRKYEGQIAIIGAGAAGLYAGYLLEQQGANYTIYEAAEQIGGRIRPLKGLADFDVELGAEKIRGSRSTLYDWAKESGASLLPTSGTDYYQIGTLLRTEAQWNTDLDFRLAMLLSQQARSYSGNETTLAQLMESTKLVSRVRHIPDALIANNYGTSANRLGLLGVAETEAIWSAGRDNYLLGNRSLLSVLEEKCKSVIPKVVLNKQIKRIDFTNSPIVLEDAQAQRRFADKVIVTVPLSILQANDIQFTPSLPETKLTAIRNIGMGAGIKVALVFNRRFWEANTGSIYTSGSVPEYWVSSAGRSTSSFVLSGFVTGERAEALSGQTSTVIIQNLLKELDTIYGKGTATASLTNAKVMDWGKEPFIKGAYSFPIPNGGGLLTRQTLSQPIQRKVYFAGEATHYGGHSGTVHGAMESGRRAVEELLRDVV, from the coding sequence ATGCAACGTCGCGATTTTATCAAACATACTTTGCTCGCCACGGGAGCCGTAGCGTTGGAAAATTGCCAACCCAAAGACCCCTATGCCCCCCGCAAATACGAAGGCCAAATCGCCATTATTGGAGCAGGAGCGGCGGGATTGTACGCGGGCTATTTGCTAGAACAACAGGGCGCGAACTATACCATCTACGAAGCGGCCGAACAAATTGGGGGGCGCATTCGTCCGTTGAAAGGTCTGGCTGATTTTGACGTGGAATTGGGCGCTGAAAAAATTCGTGGCAGTAGATCGACATTGTACGATTGGGCCAAAGAATCAGGGGCGTCGTTGTTGCCTACTTCTGGCACCGATTATTATCAAATAGGAACGTTGCTTCGCACTGAAGCACAATGGAATACCGACCTTGATTTTCGTTTGGCCATGTTACTTTCTCAGCAGGCACGGTCATATTCGGGCAACGAAACAACCCTGGCGCAATTGATGGAAAGCACAAAACTGGTTTCGAGAGTTCGACATATTCCTGATGCGCTCATTGCCAACAATTATGGCACCTCGGCCAACCGTTTGGGGCTTTTGGGCGTAGCCGAGACCGAAGCAATTTGGAGTGCGGGAAGGGACAATTATTTGTTGGGTAATCGTTCGTTGCTTTCGGTACTTGAGGAAAAATGCAAAAGTGTTATTCCAAAAGTAGTGCTCAATAAACAAATCAAACGCATTGATTTTACCAATAGTCCGATTGTCTTGGAAGATGCGCAAGCCCAGCGGCGTTTTGCGGATAAGGTGATTGTGACGGTACCACTGTCGATTTTACAAGCTAACGACATTCAATTTACCCCTTCATTGCCAGAAACCAAGCTCACGGCTATTCGTAACATCGGCATGGGCGCGGGCATCAAGGTGGCTTTGGTCTTTAATCGTCGGTTTTGGGAAGCCAATACGGGTTCTATTTATACATCTGGCTCAGTGCCAGAATATTGGGTAAGTTCCGCAGGACGAAGTACCTCATCCTTTGTGCTGTCTGGGTTTGTGACGGGCGAACGAGCCGAAGCACTCAGTGGACAGACTTCTACAGTCATTATTCAAAATTTGCTAAAAGAATTGGATACCATTTACGGAAAAGGAACAGCTACGGCTTCCTTAACCAACGCCAAAGTGATGGATTGGGGCAAAGAACCTTTTATCAAAGGCGCGTACTCTTTTCCAATTCCCAACGGCGGTGGCTTACTCACACGCCAAACGTTGTCGCAGCCTATTCAGCGCAAAGTCTATTTTGCGGGAGAAGCTACCCACTACGGCGGGCACAGCGGAACAGTACACGGTGCCATGGAGTCGGGCCGTCGCGCGGTGGAGGAGTTGCTGAGGGATGTGGTGTAG
- a CDS encoding DUF4293 domain-containing protein has protein sequence MLQRIQTLFLAVVAVGIVGLLALPVWDKTAVDGTQSVHLTALRLVHEQGTSSFITPVWYIALVGGIVAGVAIFAISQYKNRLLQSGLCAANSILMTIIMGLIMYFIFGKAKDLFEPNVTGSFGFGFYALVTSMLANVLANRFIRRDEKLVRSQDRMR, from the coding sequence ATGTTACAACGTATTCAAACACTCTTTTTAGCCGTGGTGGCCGTTGGTATCGTCGGGCTATTGGCATTGCCTGTTTGGGACAAGACTGCCGTTGATGGCACTCAATCGGTTCACCTTACTGCCCTTCGATTGGTGCACGAACAAGGAACAAGTTCGTTCATTACCCCTGTTTGGTACATCGCGCTTGTCGGCGGGATTGTGGCAGGAGTGGCAATTTTTGCCATTTCTCAGTACAAAAACCGCTTGCTTCAGTCGGGGCTGTGTGCCGCAAACTCTATCCTGATGACCATCATTATGGGGTTAATCATGTATTTTATTTTTGGGAAAGCCAAAGATTTGTTCGAGCCCAACGTCACAGGTAGCTTTGGTTTTGGCTTCTACGCGCTTGTGACGTCAATGCTGGCGAATGTTTTGGCCAACCGTTTTATCCGCCGCGACGAAAAACTGGTTCGTTCACAAGACCGTATGCGCTAA
- a CDS encoding YifB family Mg chelatase-like AAA ATPase, with protein MLSKTFGSAVYGVNATMITIEVTVGQGMRFFMVGLPDSAVKESEQRVEASLKFFDYRMPRQKVVVNLAPADIRKEGSAYDLPIALCVLQASDQIVTKKNLEDYIIMGELSLDGKLRPIKGVLPIAVEARKLGYKGFILPAANAHEAAIVNSLDVIPVETLQDAIGFFEETKEITPLKVDTRDLFFNTLNDYDADFEHVQGQENIKRALEIAASGGHNVIMIGPPGAGKTMLAKRLPSILPPLTLHESLETTKIHSVAGKLGSKASLIARRPFRAPHHTISDAALVGGGTFPQPGEISLAHNGVLFLDELPEFKRTVLEVMRQPLEERRVTISRTKWAIEFPANFMLIASMNPCPCGYYNHPEKECVCPPGTVQRYLNKISGPLLDRIDLHVEVTPVSFDQISSNRKAEKSEDIRQRVITAREIQTERFKDKEGIYCNAMMPSPMVKEVCEINPAGKALLKSAMERLGLSARAYDRILKVARTIADLSASPEIKIEHLAEAIQYRSLDRENWAG; from the coding sequence ATGCTTTCTAAAACGTTCGGTAGTGCGGTCTATGGTGTCAATGCCACAATGATAACCATTGAAGTAACAGTGGGGCAAGGAATGCGCTTTTTTATGGTAGGCTTGCCCGACAGCGCCGTAAAAGAAAGTGAGCAGCGCGTAGAAGCCTCTCTCAAGTTTTTTGACTACCGAATGCCGCGTCAAAAAGTAGTAGTAAACCTTGCCCCCGCCGACATCCGAAAGGAGGGTTCGGCCTACGATTTGCCCATTGCCCTGTGTGTGTTGCAGGCGTCGGACCAAATCGTAACCAAGAAAAACCTCGAAGACTACATTATCATGGGTGAACTGTCGTTGGATGGCAAACTCCGTCCCATCAAAGGCGTCCTTCCCATCGCTGTGGAAGCTCGGAAGCTTGGCTACAAAGGGTTTATTTTGCCTGCGGCCAATGCCCACGAAGCCGCCATCGTCAATAGCCTCGACGTTATTCCTGTAGAAACGCTACAAGATGCCATCGGCTTTTTTGAGGAAACCAAAGAAATCACCCCGTTGAAGGTGGACACGCGCGATTTATTCTTCAATACCCTAAACGACTACGACGCTGATTTTGAACACGTTCAAGGCCAAGAAAACATCAAACGGGCCCTCGAAATCGCCGCTTCGGGCGGGCACAATGTGATTATGATTGGGCCTCCAGGGGCGGGTAAAACGATGCTTGCCAAGCGCCTACCTTCGATTTTACCCCCGTTGACCCTGCACGAGTCTCTCGAAACGACCAAAATCCATTCCGTAGCGGGGAAGCTGGGATCTAAAGCATCACTCATTGCAAGACGCCCTTTTCGCGCACCTCACCATACCATCAGCGACGCCGCGTTGGTCGGAGGCGGGACATTTCCGCAGCCTGGAGAAATCTCGTTGGCGCACAACGGCGTGTTGTTTTTAGACGAATTGCCCGAATTTAAGCGAACAGTACTTGAAGTGATGCGCCAACCGCTCGAAGAACGCCGCGTAACGATTTCTCGTACGAAATGGGCGATTGAATTTCCTGCCAACTTTATGCTTATTGCCAGCATGAACCCCTGCCCGTGTGGCTACTACAATCACCCCGAAAAGGAATGTGTTTGCCCTCCAGGAACAGTTCAACGCTATCTGAACAAAATTAGCGGGCCACTCCTCGACCGCATCGACTTGCACGTAGAAGTCACGCCCGTGTCGTTCGACCAAATTTCTTCGAACCGCAAAGCCGAAAAAAGTGAAGACATTCGTCAGCGTGTGATTACTGCTCGCGAAATTCAGACGGAGCGTTTCAAAGACAAAGAAGGAATTTATTGTAACGCCATGATGCCCTCTCCGATGGTGAAAGAAGTGTGTGAAATCAACCCCGCAGGTAAAGCCTTGCTCAAGTCTGCGATGGAACGGCTTGGATTATCGGCTCGGGCGTACGACCGTATTTTGAAAGTAGCGCGCACTATTGCTGACCTTTCCGCAAGTCCCGAAATTAAAATTGAACACTTGGCCGAAGCTATTCAGTACCGAAGTCTAGACCGCGAGAATTGGGCGGGATAG
- a CDS encoding alpha/beta hydrolase, which produces MLRFVFLSLFFCISTFVSIAQQEIPLYAGAIPNAKEATNEEKRTASQIVSNVSVPTLSVFLPPKDKATGTAVVICPGGGYGVLVTKREGYDVAEEFTKRGIAAFVLKYRLPNERTMIDPSIGPLQDAQQAIKTVRERAAEWSINPQKIGIMGFSAGGHLASTAGTHFERTVLPNPQGTSLRPDFLVLVYPVISFADGVGHKGSGVNLLGKNTSAEQLTRYSNDLQVTQNTPPAFITHASDDTVVPVKNSLLFYEALQKNRILSDLHIYAKGEHGYLKTPSFDEWFGRCLHWLNTSGF; this is translated from the coding sequence ATGCTACGCTTCGTTTTTCTGTCTCTGTTTTTTTGTATTTCGACCTTTGTAAGCATTGCCCAACAAGAAATACCGTTGTATGCTGGTGCCATTCCCAATGCCAAAGAGGCCACTAACGAAGAAAAACGCACCGCGTCGCAAATCGTTTCTAATGTTTCGGTGCCAACGTTAAGCGTGTTTCTTCCCCCAAAAGACAAAGCAACGGGCACGGCAGTGGTTATTTGTCCAGGCGGCGGGTACGGCGTATTGGTCACCAAACGCGAAGGCTACGATGTAGCCGAGGAATTTACCAAACGTGGCATTGCGGCTTTTGTGTTGAAGTACCGACTTCCAAACGAACGCACCATGATTGACCCATCCATTGGCCCCCTCCAAGACGCCCAACAGGCGATTAAAACCGTGCGCGAACGGGCTGCCGAATGGAGCATTAACCCCCAAAAAATCGGAATCATGGGCTTTTCGGCAGGGGGGCACTTGGCCTCAACGGCAGGTACTCATTTTGAACGCACCGTTTTACCTAACCCTCAGGGCACTAGCCTGCGTCCTGATTTTTTGGTACTGGTTTATCCCGTCATTAGTTTTGCTGATGGAGTCGGGCACAAGGGTTCGGGGGTGAATCTTTTGGGCAAAAATACCTCTGCTGAGCAGTTGACACGTTACTCTAACGACCTCCAAGTAACCCAAAATACGCCTCCTGCTTTTATCACCCACGCCAGCGATGATACCGTGGTGCCCGTCAAAAACAGCCTACTTTTTTACGAAGCCTTGCAGAAAAACCGCATCTTGAGCGACCTCCATATTTACGCCAAAGGCGAACATGGCTACCTCAAAACACCGTCGTTCGACGAGTGGTTTGGTCGCTGTTTACACTGGCTCAACACCTCAGGTTTTTAA
- the folK gene encoding 2-amino-4-hydroxy-6-hydroxymethyldihydropteridine diphosphokinase → MSLFYKDKSSPFLLSLTFYIFGRIIIPFLTYLCSMNQYPVFLLLGANLGDREATLSKAITLISERIAPVISASSLYETAPWGVEEQPAYLNQVIELQTEKTAHVVLQAALAIEKELGRERRLRWGARVIDIDVLFYGNKILTSEELEVPHPRLHQRKFTLVPLAEIVPEFVHPLFKKTIQQLLNECTDEGIVSLFKRFKTN, encoded by the coding sequence ATGTCGCTTTTCTATAAAGACAAAAGCAGTCCTTTTCTGCTGAGTCTGACATTTTACATTTTTGGGCGTATTATTATTCCTTTCCTTACCTACCTTTGTAGCATGAATCAGTACCCTGTTTTTTTGTTGTTGGGGGCCAATTTGGGCGACCGCGAAGCAACACTCTCAAAGGCGATTACGCTGATTTCGGAGCGGATTGCTCCTGTCATTTCAGCATCGTCTTTGTACGAAACCGCTCCTTGGGGCGTTGAAGAGCAGCCCGCCTACTTAAACCAAGTAATCGAGTTGCAAACTGAAAAAACGGCTCATGTTGTATTGCAAGCGGCTCTTGCGATTGAAAAAGAACTGGGACGAGAGCGGAGACTGCGCTGGGGTGCACGGGTTATCGACATCGATGTGTTGTTTTATGGGAATAAGATACTGACATCAGAGGAATTGGAAGTACCCCACCCACGGCTGCATCAGCGTAAATTTACGCTGGTTCCCTTGGCCGAAATTGTCCCCGAGTTTGTTCATCCTTTATTTAAAAAAACAATCCAACAACTGCTCAATGAATGTACGGACGAGGGGATTGTGAGCTTGTTTAAACGTTTTAAAACCAATTGA